The Metopolophium dirhodum isolate CAU chromosome 4, ASM1992520v1, whole genome shotgun sequence DNA window ttttaaataacgacgaacatattatattatattatgttttgtatattttgtaagtacCTTTATCATTCAGACATTTATTTCAACACAAGCAAGTTGTTTTTCCCCGAAATCTTAACTACGCAGTACAATAAAAACCCCTGTAACGCGCACGAAAACCTTTTCGGAATCCGTTGTCACGGTCGTTTTTGAGaatgtaataaattacacacattgggtacatattttaaaagcaCTTTCTGATAGGCATCGGGCTGTATATCCGTATACACATAAATCGAATGGACGTGGTTGTAATGAAACACAAGCGAGGGGTTGAAAAGATCCAAACCGGTTTTCGCCAACTGGTGGTATAGTAGGTTTCGGCACCGATGCGGTCGGCACCTTTTGCGTGCCATTTGCGGTCAATTTATTACTATCCACCTGACTATAAGATTTGggtgctaaatataatattttatatactatatacttaatttatgctaataggtataatataatacttttttactataattcattacatatttaaaCTTCCCTTCACACTTTTCCAGGCTTAGGACTGGCAGTATTTTTTACTggcgtgtttaaaaattcacataatCATCACAATTCACTGTACTTacataaagaaatttaaaaatatttattattataaaaatgcacataataatatatttgtcaatCACAATTCACAGACTCACAgtacataataaacataaccttattctaatttttgaataatagctattttttttaagcatttttctAAATCATTATCTAATTCATACTATGGCAATATGGCGTATAACGTGTAAATATGTGAATTGtgattgacaaaaatattattattatgtgcattttagattctgagcggagcgatgaatgtattgattttacaattttacaatgtgtgtttttttttagattctgagtgaaacgatgaatgtattgattttacaatgatgtgtgtttttttttttatttttttttttatttttttttttatttttgtgtctgtgtacacgataagtagtcgaaataatgcttcgattttcgacttcagtatcttgttcgatgggaaagtgaatatcgttggtgcattggggaggtcaaaattttaatttcccagtagttttcaaaagcgatgtgaaaaacaaaagaaaaattaaggaaaaacgggaatttttacgcaaaatcgatttttaacaaaatcgattttggttattggtgtaactctaaaacaaatgaccgtagatgcatgaaattttcactggttgtttatatttgcattttctatacacaatacaattttgaaaataatttgactttttttgaactgtttacggacattgtcagttttcagtttttttaaattttttttctataaatatcaataaaattttatttgttgggtaaaaaagcttgaaaatttaatagaaggctcctaggttattgtttcaaaggcagatgaaaaaaattaaaaatccttagtcacagtttttttttatacacgtttaaagttcaaatcttgaaaaaatacggaaaaatcacgaaaatttgcaaattattttgagttagaaattcataaaaaattttctttttaaatctaagattttaaaatgtaatataagattactcataagtttgtctacctttatcaaaaaaaaaatgtctagaagaaacttaaattaaatttttatgagcgtctgaaatttatatttatacaacatttgatatttactcgatttctcatgtaacaattttcttattttattgtaattaaaaaacgaatgactgtagatatttgaaaatttcactgaatgtttatattagcattttctatacaccataaaatgttgaaaatattttgactctttttgagctgtttacggacattgtcagttttcaatttttttagtttttttttctataaatatcaataaatttttatttgttgggtaaaaaagcgtgaaaatttgatataaggctcctgatatatcgttctaatagcagttgaaaaatattaaaaatacataggcacaatttttttttataagcatttaaagttcaaattttgacaacatttatcaaatttataatttattaattattttgtggttaaaaatgtataaaatgtttaacttttatggctaaagattgaaaatttaaaacaaggctccgagtaaataggttatatataaattactttattcacaataatatcatcaaatatacttggtaaaatcataggctgactgaccgttttcgctcagaatcgtttttcttatacaatgatattatatcattgaattcaaatttaacaccatccattacagtgacccacttgtaacctactgtacagcagagcgacatccacttatccacctttttttaatttaatttttatttttgtgtttgtcattagatttaaaaacaaattagggTATGTTCTTTATGTAAGTACAGTGAATTGTGATTGACaagtatataattacctatatcaattatagtaaaaaagtattatattatacctattagcataaattaagtatatagtatataaaatagtatatatagcaCCCAAATCTTATAGTCagttagatataaataaattgaccgCAAATGGCACGCAAAAGGTGCCGACCGCAAATGTCCCGGAACCGTTTAGTATAGGTAccgataataatacaataatagcgACAACGTATGGACGAGGGCGTTCGGTTCGATCTAACTGGTCCTGCTGAGTATTTACGACCCCACGTGCAGTGACTTTAAACGTGCAggttgaattttatattttttttctgcagCAGCATTCCGACAAGAAAAAAATGGGTAGATAATATAACCTAAATCGGGGCGTGGATCGCTGCCATCCACGGGGCGCTAAtctagtatatattgtatatataaatgaatgtaagAAAATTGTaagaatgtttgtgtgtagattagattgttgagttaaatcatacacttacgtgcaaacagcacggggtccgcgatctaccgcaggtagattgcctacctgataatatactgctgcaaatcagaatttttattccgggcaacggaaaagttaagataagttttgaatACCACACaccgaataataaataacgaattgaaccaAGTTTGTGTCGTATAGAGTTGGTAcgtttaacgggcaacgaagtgcacgggatcagctagtcataatataatataagtgatgTGTTAAGCAAAAATTAGATCAACACTTAAAAATACCATACGTCTAGACATTTATCActaatattagtgtattacttaATGTAAACtaatataagtagtataaaatataattggtgACAATTCCAATCGTCtacgatttttcattattgaattacaaaataaaaacaaaatcgttTTTGTTGAAAACAAGTTTTGCGTTAATATTCCCATTGCCATGAGTtgtttattatatgaatttattatagttaataacatGAAACTATATGTACTGAAGTTATTATGTAatcaatttacatattattactatacatattttaaaacaaatattcatgtttcaaaatgtaatgtatttgtttttagaactaacagagcaaaaaaaaattactcgtaccaattagtttattagtttgtttatattttaaacaacgtactaaatataatatagtaatataccatggttgattaatattttaaacttcgaaattataataattgttttcattttaaatgttcattaatGGTTACGAAAAGATGGTCTTTTAATGGTGTAAAATAcgatctattataatttatctcaaattagtaattactaattacctagtaccatattataataagctttgattaaatacataattaaacatatttaatcaaTGTAATAAGTGACtaaataaaaacctattattAGTCATGACCTGGAAAGTAAGATTTTCATAAATGTATCATTATGATAAATTGTCCCTAATAAGGGTATCGATTTcgatttattcaaaaatcaataGCCCACTCAtcattaacattaataaaagtGGACTTAGTGACCATAGTGACCTGAAATTTAAACTCATTTTTTTGAACGAGTGCAGTTTGACTACTACCTAGTGGCGCCGAACTACTTTTTAGTAGGTGGTGCAAACACAAATTTAACCACCCACCCACCCCTACCTAGACACccacaaaaattttattttcaattaggtTCAAAGTCAACATTTccaataaaactttaataaaatattgttttatacataaatcGATACATCTATGatctatctataaaatatatgtatatgtaggtatataattaatttttacattttaagttttaaccaaTAAGTGTCAGTTTTTCAAAACTATATAGACCCAGACACCCAGTGGCCAGTACCCACCCACCAATTGTAGGTGGTACGTTAAGTACGTGTTCGGCGCCACTGCGGGGCACTACCTGTTTTTACCCGAGTACAGTTCGACCATTACCTTTCTTGAACCCAAATGTAATTCGATCTTTATAGGTAAAAGTGCAATTCGCCTATCCCGATAGCTCCCACCTGATATTACATGAAAAGTAACCTATGGTGGCTGTGCCCCCATACCTCAATATAcattcacttaaaaatataaaaaaaaaaacaaataactatttattcaagttttattgttcacaataataatatactgcctGTGGTAATCTGAATAAATATCCCAAGGAAAAtatccccagactacaatattactcacaaccacacGAAAATGACTGaacaagtatttttaaatgctAATTAGTGTAAATAccatattgttaatatttaattacaaattcatataatatacttatagacTATACTACATACGTATATACtattagattattaaataaaataaaaatcaggtataggtattaaagaaatgttaaagttaaaaatatataccttattgaatacaatttaccttacttttatacttatattatatttttcacatattagcaataatattttgttttatatcatgtataatTCTGTAAAAATGAAATCCCCGAATTGTTCTTTCAAAtcgttatataaaacaaaataatattattgtgaatgtttgaaaattatttattaaatatagatatttttaatgataagtatacctatattttaagtttaatattaataatgtggtaatttcactaattaacttttaaaaaatatttgatcaatcaatttcatgTGATTGTGACTACttatgagtaatattgtagtcccACCTGTTCGTTTACATTCTATCTTAGTCGGTAGTCCGTGAGTATACCTAACCAAATGGTGGTAGATCACcagatatttaacatttttaatgtggTTCACTTGTTGGAAAAGGTTAGCAACCCctgatctacataatattattcaacagtTGCCAATTTTATTTCTAAAGCACTACCTTTCTTTTTTTccagtttataaattataaccgacgacgccgcgggaaTTGCTTTCGTATTACTGCCGCAGCGCTTCTAAAGCACTTCTAAATCATTACAATTGTTTATCTTAATAATAGGAATACATTTTAGTGTTCTTATTTGCCCAGTGGTTAGGGTTTGGAAGTTTACCCAAAAAAACATGCATCCACAttgagtttatttaaaaatattttaaaagtcgtaaataatacttattccgacgtttacattaaataataaaatacaactagAACATTAAAAgttactatacctataattaaatttttgtgaaaaaagtttattaatacttatttgtaaaaaaatacatatattttgtcaaattaatataagtaggtagttttaaaaatgatttgattttgaaattattttctatagtaaataatatatattttaaaatattaaatataaatttcatcaatttattttaattgtaaaattcgACATAAATCATAAACGAAAAACAATAggatattttcttaaaataagtTGTAATTGGTAAAAAATTCGctgaaattacaaaaaattacctTAAATTTCAgccattgtattattataaattacttaaagaTATAAATCTAAGAATTCCcactttattacaatttattatttttaatatcaatataataatatattatttacaattaactatGATGgtgtattcataaaatatttatacttaataaaaggGAGTGTAAATGTATTACCTACGTTTCACTCGTTAGTTGTGGCACAGTACTTCAAATGaccacaaataaatttaaagactACGTAAAATGCTGCTGAAGTGATTTAGTTAATATTCTTTCGTACGTGTCTTAGGTGTTTCAGTAAAAAGtgtattcttttaaaatataaaagtgtgttcgtttatttatattttaagtacatttatatattatagtgacctTTCTTGTTGAAAGAAAAAAGTGACAAttcaaaactaaaacaattataaacgtttggtctgttaatataatatattaaaccaaACATATGTATGAAATCCCCCCCCACAGTTAATTTTGGCATTTTCTTAGAATCGATGaactcatataatttataatttataatttataacatataatttataaatttgaaaaatcgacttacaatattacttataaatcgGCGACCGTGCCGTCAtcgcaatgtttattattatttattattaattactttatcaaGACATCTGATTTCTAGAATTAATTCCAGTATTCTAAGAATAGACTAGTTTGATGGCCGCGCGCCCGCGCACACTTATTGTGGTGCCGGGTGCGGGGTGAGGCGGGTTATTccagttaatataaaataatttacttgccAAGCACTGCGAGCTGTCCCCTATCTAGCTAGTAGAGCGGCTATATACCATGTACCCGGCGGCCCGAGGCAGTATAATTGACTGCCTTGGCTGGCGTTTTTCGCATGCGCcattcacaatattgtatatgtttACGCCGCACACCCGCATACCACCTCCCATGCATTAACATAGGCAACGCCGGCAACTGCCTCGTCGAGTGTCGTGTCGAACCTCTAGCGGTGGCGGCGCGCGCCGTTCGCAGGATTAAACTCAAACGGCAAGGTTAATAtagcatataaattaaaacgttactgcGACGTGACTACGTGAGCCATTCTCCAGTTTCATGCAAGTTGTatgcaaacaaaattaatataaaatataaatttaggtaaataggtataattatgaaattataaaaatctaaaaagtaaaaattaactaaaaaattgcgCCCCAGGCACGGGCCTTGGTGGCCAATGGGTAAATCCGCCCCTGCGTGTACTGTATCATACCGCATATATAAATAagcagtggcggctcgtgctATAGGGCACACAGGCACGTGCCCCACCTAAAAATTGATAAGAAagaagaaaaatttatattaagttattaaaattaaaatttgaataggtATATCATGATTATGTTGGTACTTGGTAGTTGGAatattatcgaaaaaaatgtCTTATCAAATACGGGTGCTCCTAGATACGATACGCATTGGGCGGCGGGAACAACGAAGTTGTGCCCCGATGACCCGATCAACAGTACTAGATTTCCCCCACTTATCGACACGAATTAATACGGCATTGCCGGGCACAATCGGATTGTGCCcgaattctatttttattacgatttacaAGATTTTGTCGGTCTTATCGCCTTCGTATTGTTATTGTCGACCGTCGTCCGTggaacaaaatttatattttgaaaacatgataataattaattattatttgttcattcTAATCATTCTGTTCAATgttctttgtttattttattaaacgttttgtacttttgtactGTCATTTGTCGGTGCGCTTTTCgataagtttataaaataagtatttttactatttagtgtATGATGACATGGTGTATAGTgattaatacctaatttattaaatatttttattatttttcatcatgggtacataatatgtaacggTCGATCATTTACTGAGTATCAATTTTTCAAGTTTACCTCTTgagaaaaagattgaaataaaaacagaagGTATAGGCCAAtgccaaatttaaatataatacaaattaagaaaacaaaGTCTAGAGAATTTAAAAGAAGTTTTAATAAAGACGTTTATTCAAAACATGATTGGTTATGTGGTTGTTCTAAAACGAAccgtttgttttgttttcctTGTATACTTTTTTGTCGTACTTCTGGTGATAAAAATTGGTCACAAAACGGAATAAATGATTTAGCTCATTTGAACGATAAAATTAGTACACACATAAAATCAAGTTCACATATAAATGCACATTTAAATCTTAAACTTTTGGGTAAACAAGATATAAGGCAACAACTTGCAAATGCATTTAGGCTTagtatacaaaaacataatgaaaCTGTAACTAACAAccgttatattttatctaaaattattgattgtattaaattttgtgGTGCATTTGAACTTGCTCTTCGAGGGCATAATGAGAAGTCAGATTCTGAAAATCCAGGAATATTTCGCGgacttattaattttagttctgAATTGGATAATACTTTACAATTACACCTCGAACAGTCTACAGTATTTAAAGGCCtttctaaaataattcaaaatgaaatGTTGGAATGTATGCTATTTGTTATtcgacaaaatattaaaaatgaaataaaaaacgcCGATTTCTTTTCTGTTATATCTGACGAAACAACAGATGTATCAGCACAATTTCAAATGTCCATAAtatttcgttatattttatccaaTGGTACGCCAGTTGAGAGATTTTGGGGCTTTTTTAATCCATCTGGACATGATGCAAAGTCACTATCAAAgtgcataaaatataacttaaaagtagTAACAGAAAACCACGACAAATTAATCTCGCAAAGTTATGACGGAGCTGCTGTGATGAGTGGTCGACTTTCCGGCGTTCAAAAACTCATAAaagatgaatataaaaatgcacATTTTGTTCATTGTTATGCCCACCAGTTAAATTAAATCTTAAGTCAAGCTACAATGCACAACCATGatgtaagaatttttttttccaacttGACTGatgtaactaatttttttctaattctcCGCAAAGAGTTGCCGTTTTGCATAAAGTTGTTATCCATAGAATCCCTCGATCATCGAATACTAGATGGAACTTCAAAATCCGTATTGTTAATACTGTGCACGAAAATCGTGAGTTATTAATAGAATGTATGGAAGAGATcgaaaatacatttaatcaaaatattgcaATTAATCAGGCGTGCGCAACAATACCTATGACATCTACAGAAGCAGAAAGATCGTTTTCAACATTGAAGAGGATAGAAACATTTCTTCAAAACAGTATGGCAGAAGAGCGATTAACAGCATTAGCGATGTTATCAATTGAAAAGAAAATGGTGaatcaaatatcaaattttaatgaaGAAGTCATCAAAGTATTCATGAAGAAGAAAGACAGACTAATCGATttggaattcaaaaatataactactgcataatattgtgttataacttataaatatattgtattacatattataacggcataataattatatttaatatttattgttaaaccataattttttttttaaattatttgttgtgCAAGATACTTTATAAGCGTATAAGGTTTTGGTATCAAAGgtatcaaaaaatgttttattttatttaaaaaatcaacaggAATTGATGGTAAGTTCAAAGTTGTCATAGTGGAAAAAGAAGGAAATATTTGTGCCCACCTTCAATGAAccccacgagccgccactgtaAATAAGTATCAGAatgatttgtttattattatactgtgcctaatatgatattatagtatgattattagtatgattattatttattagtataatgtatgtatattatacaagattTATCATAACATTTTCGGTCCCAAATCATCCCGATAgctttcttttttaaaaacagt harbors:
- the LOC132943629 gene encoding zinc finger MYM-type protein 1-like, giving the protein MPNLNIIQIKKTKSREFKRSFNKDVYSKHDWLCGCSKTNRLFCFPCILFCRTSGDKNWSQNGINDLAHLNDKISTHIKSSSHINAHLNLKLLGKQDIRQQLANAFRLSIQKHNETVTNNRYILSKIIDCIKFCGAFELALRGHNEKSDSENPGIFRGLINFSSELDNTLQLHLEQSTVFKGLSKIIQNEMLECMLFVIRQNIKNEIKNADFFSVISDETTDVSAQFQMSIIFRYILSNGTPVERFWGFFNPSGHDAKSLSKCIKYNLKVVTENHDKLISQSYDGAAVMSGRLSGVQKLIKDEYKNAHFVHCYAHQLN